The proteins below come from a single Denticeps clupeoides chromosome 15, fDenClu1.1, whole genome shotgun sequence genomic window:
- the pjvk gene encoding pejvakin isoform X2: protein MESIRTTRQCSLTVHAGMRGTTMRFQIDDGHNPRGRDKAIVIPAHTTIAFSIFQLFVRLDGRLDICVAPESVGGFEREQIREQLGGVINRFSIGRLRRFLSGIVYGNPFRADDRTFEELTHLDTVMEDITTDYYEKAASMTDLSTGYLREGAHTRVNLLNHNIPKGPCVLCGMGQQRRETVYGCLECGTGGHKYIRLHAVPCFDLWHKTLR from the exons ATGGAGAGCATCCGGACCACACGTCAGTGTTCCCTGACAGTTCATGCCGGCATGAGAGGGACCACCATGAGG TTTCAGATTGATGATGGACACAACCCCAGAGGCCGCGACAAAGCCATTGTTATCCCAGCTCACACAACTATAGCATTCAGCATATTTCAGCTGTTTGTTCGACTTGACGGACGTCTCG ACATCTGTGTGGCCCCAGAGTCTGTAGGAGGATTTGAGAGGGAACAGATTCGAGAGCAGCTGGGCGGTGTTATCAACCGTTTCTCCATTGGCCGACTGCGACGTTTCCTGTCTGGAATTGTTTATGGAAATCCATTCAGGGCAG ATGATCGGACATTTGAGGAGCTCACACATTTGGACACAGTCATGGAAGACATAACAACTGATTACTATGAGAAGGCAGCGAGCATGACAGACCTGTCAACCGGCTACCTGAGAGAAGGGGCTCACACTCGGGTTAACCTGCTTAACCACAACATCCCCAAGGGTCCCTGTGTCCTGTGTGGCATGGGGCAGCAGCGCCGTGAGACCGTCTACGGGTGCCTGGAGTGCGGCACTGGAGGACACAAGTACATCCGGCTGCATGCTGTGCCATGCTTTGACCTGTGGCACAAAACTCTCAGATGA
- the pjvk gene encoding pejvakin isoform X1, which translates to MFAAATKNFVKQVGDTGCLIPVPSLSEADRYQPLSLVTKKRSRHFWKKTKYASTPFSLKDILVGEKEITAGVSSYQLLNYEDKSDVSLTGRLGNHLINDVGFNISGSDSVAVKASFGIVTKHEVEVPTLLRELNSRKVDLDHCLIRQSKNSGRTILCVVMESIRTTRQCSLTVHAGMRGTTMRFQIDDGHNPRGRDKAIVIPAHTTIAFSIFQLFVRLDGRLDICVAPESVGGFEREQIREQLGGVINRFSIGRLRRFLSGIVYGNPFRADDRTFEELTHLDTVMEDITTDYYEKAASMTDLSTGYLREGAHTRVNLLNHNIPKGPCVLCGMGQQRRETVYGCLECGTGGHKYIRLHAVPCFDLWHKTLR; encoded by the exons ATGTTTGCGGCAGCCACAAAAAACTTTGTGAAACAGGTTGGAGACACAGGCTGCCTAATCCCTGTTCCAAGCCTCAGTGAAGCAGATCGCTACCAGCCCCTCAGCCTGGTAACCAAGAAAAGAAGCAGACACTTCTGGAAAAAAACGAAGTATGCCTCAACCCCATTCTCTCTTAAGGATATACTAGTAGGAGAAAAGGAGATCACAGCTG GTGTTTCATCCTATCAGCTTCTGAACTATGAGGACAAGTCAGATGTGTCCCTCACGGGCAGGCTGGGGAACCACCTGATCAATGATGTTGGATTTAACATCAGTGGATCAGACTCGGTGGCTGTGAAAGCTTCATTTGGCATTGTAACCAAGCATGAGGTGGAGGTGCCTACATTACTGAGGGAACTTAACTCAAG AAAAGTAGATCTGGACCATTGTTTGATCCGTCAGTCCAAGAACAGTGGGAGAACTATTCTGTGTGTTGTCATGGAGAGCATCCGGACCACACGTCAGTGTTCCCTGACAGTTCATGCCGGCATGAGAGGGACCACCATGAGG TTTCAGATTGATGATGGACACAACCCCAGAGGCCGCGACAAAGCCATTGTTATCCCAGCTCACACAACTATAGCATTCAGCATATTTCAGCTGTTTGTTCGACTTGACGGACGTCTCG ACATCTGTGTGGCCCCAGAGTCTGTAGGAGGATTTGAGAGGGAACAGATTCGAGAGCAGCTGGGCGGTGTTATCAACCGTTTCTCCATTGGCCGACTGCGACGTTTCCTGTCTGGAATTGTTTATGGAAATCCATTCAGGGCAG ATGATCGGACATTTGAGGAGCTCACACATTTGGACACAGTCATGGAAGACATAACAACTGATTACTATGAGAAGGCAGCGAGCATGACAGACCTGTCAACCGGCTACCTGAGAGAAGGGGCTCACACTCGGGTTAACCTGCTTAACCACAACATCCCCAAGGGTCCCTGTGTCCTGTGTGGCATGGGGCAGCAGCGCCGTGAGACCGTCTACGGGTGCCTGGAGTGCGGCACTGGAGGACACAAGTACATCCGGCTGCATGCTGTGCCATGCTTTGACCTGTGGCACAAAACTCTCAGATGA